A section of the Cottoperca gobio chromosome 17, fCotGob3.1, whole genome shotgun sequence genome encodes:
- the usp33 gene encoding ubiquitin carboxyl-terminal hydrolase 33 isoform X3 yields the protein MPPASSCDCPHLDCVGEITKEELIQKSHGQCQDCKVGGPNLWACLENGCAYVGCGESHTDHSTVHSQETRHNLTVNLTTLRVWCYACGKEVFLERKLGPPSPHGSSKPLPSPQNAAQDKSRAPGSPTSLRVPPNGGCEDLDMETEEEDELRARGLTGLKNIGNTCYMNAALQALSNCPPLTQFFLECGGMVKTDKKPALCKSYQKLVSDLWHKNRPSYVVPTNLFQGIKSINPMFRGYSQQDSQEFLRCLMDQLHEELKETLSEPYDHTNGVTVDEGPEEDNRSQSDNDFQSCESCGSSERADNEMQGGKVMIEDTGEAEMLIPEQDEIQANREWQKEKNMINDIYRSGVNGVMGGSTGVDMDKDVDTTTETLPIISSQGAIKVQGRTSDSFPDIQMSNTTRPQSPVPMEAHFPKMSSSPPKAASGWPSLNPAHKKAVTTFSPPKSKRQKKYRSVISDVFDGTIVSSVQCLTCDRVSVTLENFQDISLPIPGKEDLAKLHSATHQTSLVKAGSCGEAYAPQGWIAFVMEYIKSWFWGPVVTLQDCLAAFFARDELKGDNMYSCEKCKKLRNGVKFCKMQSLPEILCVHLKRFRHELMFSTKISTHVSFPLEGLDLQPFLAKDSSAQTTNYDLLSVICHHGTASSGHYIAYCRNDANNLWYEFDDQSVTEVSESCVQNAEAYVLFYKKSNEDALKERRRVSGLFNMMEPSLLQFYISRQWLNKFKTFAEPGPISNDDFLCSHGGVPPDKATFIDELVVMLPQNVWDHLYSRYGGGPAVNHLYVCHTCQIEIEKLEKRRKSELDMFVRLNKAFQEEESPVVIYCISMQWFREWEGFVKGKDNDPPGPIDNSKITVNKNGHLTLKQGADSGQISEETWNFLHTIYGGGPLVTVRPNVSHQEAESSHSEEKIEMETRSV from the exons ATGCCACCGGCGTCCAGCTGTGACTGTCCCCACCTGGACTGTGTGGGGGAAATCACCAAGGAGGAACTCATTCAGAAATCCCAT ggCCAGTGCCAAGACTGTAAAGTTGGAGGACCAAATTTGTGGGCGTGTTTGGAG AATGGCTGTGCATATGTAGGCTGCGGAGAATCTCACACTGACCACAGCACTGTGCACTCGCAG gagacgAGACACAACCTCACAGTGAACCTGACTACGCTGCGGGTGTGGTGCTACGCCTGTGGGAAGGAGGTTTTCCTGGAGCGTAAACTTGGTCCTCCCTCTCCGCACGGCAGCAGTAAACCCCTCCCGTCTCCGCAGAACGCTGCGCAG GATAAAAGCAGGGCCCCTGGGAGCCCAACCTCTCTGAGAGTGCCCCCTAATGGAGGCTGTGAAGACCTGGACatggagacggaggaggaggatgaactgCGTGCTCGAG GCCTGACGGGGCTGAAGAACATAGGAAACACCTGCTACATGAACGCTGCCCTGCAAGCTCTGTCTAACTG cCCGCCCTTGACTCAGTTCTTTCTTGAATGTGGTGGCATGGTGAAGACGGACAAGAAGCCCGCACTCTGCAAAAGCTACCAGAAACTAGTGTCAGACCTTTGGCACAAGAACAG ACCCTCCTACGTGGTTCCAACCAACTTGTTCCAGGGGATCAAATCCATAAACCCCATGTTCAGAGGCTACTCTCAGCAG GACTCTCAGGAGTTTCTGCGCTGCTTGATGGATCAACTTCACGAGGAGCTGAAGGAGACGCTCTCCGAGCCCTACGACCACACCAACGGCGTCACCGTGGACGAAGGCCCCGAGGAGGACAACCGCAGTCAGTCAGACAACGACTTCCAGTCGTGCGAGTCGTGCGGCAGCAGCGAGCGGGCCGATAATGAGATGCAGGGCGGGAAGGTGATGATTGAAGACACCGGCGAGGCCGAGATGCTGATCCCTGAGCAGGATGAGATCCAGGCCAACAGGGAGtggcagaaggagaagaacatGATCAATGACATTTACCGCTCGGGAGTTAATGGTGTTATGGGCGGAAGCACTGGAGTGGACATGGACAAAGATGTTGACACCACCACTGAAACCCTGCCCATTATCAGCAGTCAGGGAGCCATCAAGGTTCAAGGCAGAACGTCAG ATTCCTTCCCCGACATCCAAATGTCCAACACTACGAGGCCACAGAGTCCAGTCCCCATGGAGGCACACTTCCCCAAAATGTCCAGCAGCCCGCCCAAAGCTGCCTCAGGCTGGCCCAGCCTAAACCCTGCACACAAGAAAG CAGTGACCACGTTCTCCCCACCAAAGAGCAAGCGTCAGAAGAAGTACCGCAGTGTCATCTCAGATGTGTTCGATGGCACCATTGTCAGCTCAGTTCAGTGCCTCACCTGTGATCGG GTGTCCGTGACGCTGGAGAACTTCCAGGATATCTCGCTGCCCATCCCGGGGAAGGAAGACCTGGCCAAGCTCCACTCCGCCACACACCAGACCTCCCTGGTTAAAGCCGGCTCCTGTGGGGAAGCTTATGCACCGCAGGGCTGGATCGCATTTGTCATGGAATACATAAAGAG TTGGTTCTGGGGTCCTGTGGTTACGTTACAAGATTGTCTCGCAGCTTTCTTTGCCAGAGATGAACTAAAGG GAGACAACATGTACAGCTGTGAAAAATGCAAGAA ATTACGAAACGGAGTCAAATTTTGTAAAATGCAAAGTTTGCCAGAG ATCCTGTGTGTCCACTTAAAGCGCTTCAGACACGAACTGATGTTCTCCACCAAGATAAGCACCCACGTCTCCTTCCCGCTCGAGGGCCTGGACCTGCAGCCTTTCTTGGCCAAAGACAGCTCCGCCCAGACCACCAACTATGACCTGCTGTCAGTCATCTGTCACCACGGCACTGCCAGCA GTGGCCACTACATAGCGTACTGCAGGAACGACGCAAACAATCTGTGGTATGAATTTGATGACCAAAGTGTGACGGAGGTGTCTGAATCCTGCGTCCAGAACGCTGAGGCTTACGTCCTCTTCTATAA AAAGAGCAACGAGGACGCACTGAAGGAACGTAGGAGGGTGTCGGGTTTGTTCAACATGATGGAGCCCAGCCTTCTGCAGTTCTACATCTCCCGCCAGTGGCTGAACAAGTTCAAGACCTTTGCTGAGCCGGGGCCCATTTCCAACGACGACTTCCTGTGTTCGCATGGAG GTGTGCCCCCCGACAAAGCAACGTTCATCGATGAACTGGTGGTAATGCTGCCGCAGAACGTGTGGGATCACCTTTACAGCAG GTACGGAGGAGGACCAGCTGTCAACCACCTGTACGTCTGCCACACGTGCCAGATTGAAATAGAGAAACTGGAGAAACGGCGCAAATCCGAGCTGGACATGTTTGTCAGG CTGAACAAGGCGTTCCAGGAGGAGGAGTCACCAGTGGTCATATACTGCATCAGCATGCAGTGGTTTCGTGAGTGGGAGGGCTTTGTCAAAGGAAAAGACAATG aTCCACCGGGACCCATTGATAACTCCAAGATAACAGTAAACAAGAACGGCCATTTAACACTCAAACAAG GAGCTGACTCGGGGCAGATCTCTGAGGAGACGTGGAACTTCCTCCACACCATATACGGCGGCGGTCCACTTGTGACGGTTCGGCCAAACGTCAGCCACCAGGAAGCAGAATCATCGCACTCGGAGGAGAAGATCGAGATGGAGACGCGCTCTGTTTAA
- the usp33 gene encoding ubiquitin carboxyl-terminal hydrolase 33 isoform X2 — protein MPPASSCDCPHLDCVGEITKEELIQKSHGQCQDCKVGGPNLWACLENGCAYVGCGESHTDHSTVHSQETRHNLTVNLTTLRVWCYACGKEVFLERKLGPPSPHGSSKPLPSPQNAAQDKSRAPGSPTSLRVPPNGGCEDLDMETEEEDELRARGLTGLKNIGNTCYMNAALQALSNCPPLTQFFLECGGMVKTDKKPALCKSYQKLVSDLWHKNRPSYVVPTNLFQGIKSINPMFRGYSQQDSQEFLRCLMDQLHEELKETLSEPYDHTNGVTVDEGPEEDNRSQSDNDFQSCESCGSSERADNEMQGGKVMIEDTGEAEMLIPEQDEIQANREWQKEKNMINDIYRSGVNGVMGGSTGVDMDKDVDTTTETLPIISSQGAIKVQGRTSDSFPDIQMSNTTRPQSPVPMEAHFPKMSSSPPKAASGWPSLNPAHKKAVTTFSPPKSKRQKKYRSVISDVFDGTIVSSVQCLTCDRVSVTLENFQDISLPIPGKEDLAKLHSATHQTSLVKAGSCGEAYAPQGWIAFVMEYIKSSWFWGPVVTLQDCLAAFFARDELKGDNMYSCEKCKKLRNGVKFCKMQSLPEILCVHLKRFRHELMFSTKISTHVSFPLEGLDLQPFLAKDSSAQTTNYDLLSVICHHGTASSGHYIAYCRNDANNLWYEFDDQSVTEVSESCVQNAEAYVLFYKKSNEDALKERRRVSGLFNMMEPSLLQFYISRQWLNKFKTFAEPGPISNDDFLCSHGGVPPDKATFIDELVVMLPQNVWDHLYSRYGGGPAVNHLYVCHTCQIEIEKLEKRRKSELDMFVRLNKAFQEEESPVVIYCISMQWFREWEGFVKGKDNDPPGPIDNSKITVNKNGHLTLKQGADSGQISEETWNFLHTIYGGGPLVTVRPNVSHQEAESSHSEEKIEMETRSV, from the exons ATGCCACCGGCGTCCAGCTGTGACTGTCCCCACCTGGACTGTGTGGGGGAAATCACCAAGGAGGAACTCATTCAGAAATCCCAT ggCCAGTGCCAAGACTGTAAAGTTGGAGGACCAAATTTGTGGGCGTGTTTGGAG AATGGCTGTGCATATGTAGGCTGCGGAGAATCTCACACTGACCACAGCACTGTGCACTCGCAG gagacgAGACACAACCTCACAGTGAACCTGACTACGCTGCGGGTGTGGTGCTACGCCTGTGGGAAGGAGGTTTTCCTGGAGCGTAAACTTGGTCCTCCCTCTCCGCACGGCAGCAGTAAACCCCTCCCGTCTCCGCAGAACGCTGCGCAG GATAAAAGCAGGGCCCCTGGGAGCCCAACCTCTCTGAGAGTGCCCCCTAATGGAGGCTGTGAAGACCTGGACatggagacggaggaggaggatgaactgCGTGCTCGAG GCCTGACGGGGCTGAAGAACATAGGAAACACCTGCTACATGAACGCTGCCCTGCAAGCTCTGTCTAACTG cCCGCCCTTGACTCAGTTCTTTCTTGAATGTGGTGGCATGGTGAAGACGGACAAGAAGCCCGCACTCTGCAAAAGCTACCAGAAACTAGTGTCAGACCTTTGGCACAAGAACAG ACCCTCCTACGTGGTTCCAACCAACTTGTTCCAGGGGATCAAATCCATAAACCCCATGTTCAGAGGCTACTCTCAGCAG GACTCTCAGGAGTTTCTGCGCTGCTTGATGGATCAACTTCACGAGGAGCTGAAGGAGACGCTCTCCGAGCCCTACGACCACACCAACGGCGTCACCGTGGACGAAGGCCCCGAGGAGGACAACCGCAGTCAGTCAGACAACGACTTCCAGTCGTGCGAGTCGTGCGGCAGCAGCGAGCGGGCCGATAATGAGATGCAGGGCGGGAAGGTGATGATTGAAGACACCGGCGAGGCCGAGATGCTGATCCCTGAGCAGGATGAGATCCAGGCCAACAGGGAGtggcagaaggagaagaacatGATCAATGACATTTACCGCTCGGGAGTTAATGGTGTTATGGGCGGAAGCACTGGAGTGGACATGGACAAAGATGTTGACACCACCACTGAAACCCTGCCCATTATCAGCAGTCAGGGAGCCATCAAGGTTCAAGGCAGAACGTCAG ATTCCTTCCCCGACATCCAAATGTCCAACACTACGAGGCCACAGAGTCCAGTCCCCATGGAGGCACACTTCCCCAAAATGTCCAGCAGCCCGCCCAAAGCTGCCTCAGGCTGGCCCAGCCTAAACCCTGCACACAAGAAAG CAGTGACCACGTTCTCCCCACCAAAGAGCAAGCGTCAGAAGAAGTACCGCAGTGTCATCTCAGATGTGTTCGATGGCACCATTGTCAGCTCAGTTCAGTGCCTCACCTGTGATCGG GTGTCCGTGACGCTGGAGAACTTCCAGGATATCTCGCTGCCCATCCCGGGGAAGGAAGACCTGGCCAAGCTCCACTCCGCCACACACCAGACCTCCCTGGTTAAAGCCGGCTCCTGTGGGGAAGCTTATGCACCGCAGGGCTGGATCGCATTTGTCATGGAATACATAAAGAG TAGTTGGTTCTGGGGTCCTGTGGTTACGTTACAAGATTGTCTCGCAGCTTTCTTTGCCAGAGATGAACTAAAGG GAGACAACATGTACAGCTGTGAAAAATGCAAGAA ATTACGAAACGGAGTCAAATTTTGTAAAATGCAAAGTTTGCCAGAG ATCCTGTGTGTCCACTTAAAGCGCTTCAGACACGAACTGATGTTCTCCACCAAGATAAGCACCCACGTCTCCTTCCCGCTCGAGGGCCTGGACCTGCAGCCTTTCTTGGCCAAAGACAGCTCCGCCCAGACCACCAACTATGACCTGCTGTCAGTCATCTGTCACCACGGCACTGCCAGCA GTGGCCACTACATAGCGTACTGCAGGAACGACGCAAACAATCTGTGGTATGAATTTGATGACCAAAGTGTGACGGAGGTGTCTGAATCCTGCGTCCAGAACGCTGAGGCTTACGTCCTCTTCTATAA AAAGAGCAACGAGGACGCACTGAAGGAACGTAGGAGGGTGTCGGGTTTGTTCAACATGATGGAGCCCAGCCTTCTGCAGTTCTACATCTCCCGCCAGTGGCTGAACAAGTTCAAGACCTTTGCTGAGCCGGGGCCCATTTCCAACGACGACTTCCTGTGTTCGCATGGAG GTGTGCCCCCCGACAAAGCAACGTTCATCGATGAACTGGTGGTAATGCTGCCGCAGAACGTGTGGGATCACCTTTACAGCAG GTACGGAGGAGGACCAGCTGTCAACCACCTGTACGTCTGCCACACGTGCCAGATTGAAATAGAGAAACTGGAGAAACGGCGCAAATCCGAGCTGGACATGTTTGTCAGG CTGAACAAGGCGTTCCAGGAGGAGGAGTCACCAGTGGTCATATACTGCATCAGCATGCAGTGGTTTCGTGAGTGGGAGGGCTTTGTCAAAGGAAAAGACAATG aTCCACCGGGACCCATTGATAACTCCAAGATAACAGTAAACAAGAACGGCCATTTAACACTCAAACAAG GAGCTGACTCGGGGCAGATCTCTGAGGAGACGTGGAACTTCCTCCACACCATATACGGCGGCGGTCCACTTGTGACGGTTCGGCCAAACGTCAGCCACCAGGAAGCAGAATCATCGCACTCGGAGGAGAAGATCGAGATGGAGACGCGCTCTGTTTAA
- the usp33 gene encoding ubiquitin carboxyl-terminal hydrolase 33 isoform X1 has product MPPASSCDCPHLDCVGEITKEELIQKSHGQCQDCKVGGPNLWACLENGCAYVGCGESHTDHSTVHSQETRHNLTVNLTTLRVWCYACGKEVFLERKLGPPSPHGSSKPLPSPQNAAQDKSRAPGSPTSLRVPPNGGCEDLDMETEEEDELRARGLTGLKNIGNTCYMNAALQALSNCPPLTQFFLECGGMVKTDKKPALCKSYQKLVSDLWHKNRPSYVVPTNLFQGIKSINPMFRGYSQQDSQEFLRCLMDQLHEELKETLSEPYDHTNGVTVDEGPEEDNRSQSDNDFQSCESCGSSERADNEMQGGKVMIEDTGEAEMLIPEQDEIQANREWQKEKNMINDIYRSGVNGVMGGSTGVDMDKDVDTTTETLPIISSQGAIKVQGRTSDSFPDIQMSNTTRPQSPVPMEAHFPKMSSSPPKAASGWPSLNPAHKKAVTTFSPPKSKRQKKYRSVISDVFDGTIVSSVQCLTCDRVSVTLENFQDISLPIPGKEDLAKLHSATHQTSLVKAGSCGEAYAPQGWIAFVMEYIKSCSWFWGPVVTLQDCLAAFFARDELKGDNMYSCEKCKKLRNGVKFCKMQSLPEILCVHLKRFRHELMFSTKISTHVSFPLEGLDLQPFLAKDSSAQTTNYDLLSVICHHGTASSGHYIAYCRNDANNLWYEFDDQSVTEVSESCVQNAEAYVLFYKKSNEDALKERRRVSGLFNMMEPSLLQFYISRQWLNKFKTFAEPGPISNDDFLCSHGGVPPDKATFIDELVVMLPQNVWDHLYSRYGGGPAVNHLYVCHTCQIEIEKLEKRRKSELDMFVRLNKAFQEEESPVVIYCISMQWFREWEGFVKGKDNDPPGPIDNSKITVNKNGHLTLKQGADSGQISEETWNFLHTIYGGGPLVTVRPNVSHQEAESSHSEEKIEMETRSV; this is encoded by the exons ATGCCACCGGCGTCCAGCTGTGACTGTCCCCACCTGGACTGTGTGGGGGAAATCACCAAGGAGGAACTCATTCAGAAATCCCAT ggCCAGTGCCAAGACTGTAAAGTTGGAGGACCAAATTTGTGGGCGTGTTTGGAG AATGGCTGTGCATATGTAGGCTGCGGAGAATCTCACACTGACCACAGCACTGTGCACTCGCAG gagacgAGACACAACCTCACAGTGAACCTGACTACGCTGCGGGTGTGGTGCTACGCCTGTGGGAAGGAGGTTTTCCTGGAGCGTAAACTTGGTCCTCCCTCTCCGCACGGCAGCAGTAAACCCCTCCCGTCTCCGCAGAACGCTGCGCAG GATAAAAGCAGGGCCCCTGGGAGCCCAACCTCTCTGAGAGTGCCCCCTAATGGAGGCTGTGAAGACCTGGACatggagacggaggaggaggatgaactgCGTGCTCGAG GCCTGACGGGGCTGAAGAACATAGGAAACACCTGCTACATGAACGCTGCCCTGCAAGCTCTGTCTAACTG cCCGCCCTTGACTCAGTTCTTTCTTGAATGTGGTGGCATGGTGAAGACGGACAAGAAGCCCGCACTCTGCAAAAGCTACCAGAAACTAGTGTCAGACCTTTGGCACAAGAACAG ACCCTCCTACGTGGTTCCAACCAACTTGTTCCAGGGGATCAAATCCATAAACCCCATGTTCAGAGGCTACTCTCAGCAG GACTCTCAGGAGTTTCTGCGCTGCTTGATGGATCAACTTCACGAGGAGCTGAAGGAGACGCTCTCCGAGCCCTACGACCACACCAACGGCGTCACCGTGGACGAAGGCCCCGAGGAGGACAACCGCAGTCAGTCAGACAACGACTTCCAGTCGTGCGAGTCGTGCGGCAGCAGCGAGCGGGCCGATAATGAGATGCAGGGCGGGAAGGTGATGATTGAAGACACCGGCGAGGCCGAGATGCTGATCCCTGAGCAGGATGAGATCCAGGCCAACAGGGAGtggcagaaggagaagaacatGATCAATGACATTTACCGCTCGGGAGTTAATGGTGTTATGGGCGGAAGCACTGGAGTGGACATGGACAAAGATGTTGACACCACCACTGAAACCCTGCCCATTATCAGCAGTCAGGGAGCCATCAAGGTTCAAGGCAGAACGTCAG ATTCCTTCCCCGACATCCAAATGTCCAACACTACGAGGCCACAGAGTCCAGTCCCCATGGAGGCACACTTCCCCAAAATGTCCAGCAGCCCGCCCAAAGCTGCCTCAGGCTGGCCCAGCCTAAACCCTGCACACAAGAAAG CAGTGACCACGTTCTCCCCACCAAAGAGCAAGCGTCAGAAGAAGTACCGCAGTGTCATCTCAGATGTGTTCGATGGCACCATTGTCAGCTCAGTTCAGTGCCTCACCTGTGATCGG GTGTCCGTGACGCTGGAGAACTTCCAGGATATCTCGCTGCCCATCCCGGGGAAGGAAGACCTGGCCAAGCTCCACTCCGCCACACACCAGACCTCCCTGGTTAAAGCCGGCTCCTGTGGGGAAGCTTATGCACCGCAGGGCTGGATCGCATTTGTCATGGAATACATAAAGAG tTGTAGTTGGTTCTGGGGTCCTGTGGTTACGTTACAAGATTGTCTCGCAGCTTTCTTTGCCAGAGATGAACTAAAGG GAGACAACATGTACAGCTGTGAAAAATGCAAGAA ATTACGAAACGGAGTCAAATTTTGTAAAATGCAAAGTTTGCCAGAG ATCCTGTGTGTCCACTTAAAGCGCTTCAGACACGAACTGATGTTCTCCACCAAGATAAGCACCCACGTCTCCTTCCCGCTCGAGGGCCTGGACCTGCAGCCTTTCTTGGCCAAAGACAGCTCCGCCCAGACCACCAACTATGACCTGCTGTCAGTCATCTGTCACCACGGCACTGCCAGCA GTGGCCACTACATAGCGTACTGCAGGAACGACGCAAACAATCTGTGGTATGAATTTGATGACCAAAGTGTGACGGAGGTGTCTGAATCCTGCGTCCAGAACGCTGAGGCTTACGTCCTCTTCTATAA AAAGAGCAACGAGGACGCACTGAAGGAACGTAGGAGGGTGTCGGGTTTGTTCAACATGATGGAGCCCAGCCTTCTGCAGTTCTACATCTCCCGCCAGTGGCTGAACAAGTTCAAGACCTTTGCTGAGCCGGGGCCCATTTCCAACGACGACTTCCTGTGTTCGCATGGAG GTGTGCCCCCCGACAAAGCAACGTTCATCGATGAACTGGTGGTAATGCTGCCGCAGAACGTGTGGGATCACCTTTACAGCAG GTACGGAGGAGGACCAGCTGTCAACCACCTGTACGTCTGCCACACGTGCCAGATTGAAATAGAGAAACTGGAGAAACGGCGCAAATCCGAGCTGGACATGTTTGTCAGG CTGAACAAGGCGTTCCAGGAGGAGGAGTCACCAGTGGTCATATACTGCATCAGCATGCAGTGGTTTCGTGAGTGGGAGGGCTTTGTCAAAGGAAAAGACAATG aTCCACCGGGACCCATTGATAACTCCAAGATAACAGTAAACAAGAACGGCCATTTAACACTCAAACAAG GAGCTGACTCGGGGCAGATCTCTGAGGAGACGTGGAACTTCCTCCACACCATATACGGCGGCGGTCCACTTGTGACGGTTCGGCCAAACGTCAGCCACCAGGAAGCAGAATCATCGCACTCGGAGGAGAAGATCGAGATGGAGACGCGCTCTGTTTAA